GTGGCCGCCCAGCCGGGCACGTGCAGCACCAGGATCAGCAGGCCGACCACCAGGCCACCCGCTGCCGCGATGATCAGGGCCGGGACCAGCGCCTGGACCAGGCCCTTGTCCCCGTTCTCGGCGAACTGGAACTCGGCGGCCAGCACGATCGGGCCGATCGCGAGGTTCGGCACGCCGGCTCGCAGGGACAGCCCGGCGCCGAGCGTGATCAGGCCGATCGCGGCGCCGGTGACCAGCAGGGCGTCCAGCGCGGGGCGCTGCATGGCGGCGCCGTCCTCGCGCCAGAGCAGGAAGCCGAGCACACCGGCGACGACCAGGAGGACGACCTCCCAGCCGAGGTGGACGCCGAGCCGGTCGCGGCCGTCGTCGGTGATCGGAGTGGCGGGCGCGGCGCTGACCGGGGCGCGCAACGACTGGTCGAGGGTGCCACCGGCGGTGTCGTCGAACTGCACCCGGCGCCGGTACGCGGCCGGATCGGACTCGCCGGTGCTCTCGCCCGGCTGCCGGGTGGTCGTATCGTCGTACGCCATGGTCCGCGCCTCCTTACGCCTCCACGAGCGGTCGAGGCGCACGCTACTCCGGGTCAGGTCGCCCGCCGGAGAGGATACGGATACGGGACGGCCTCAGTTCACAACCCTTAACGCTTTGAGGCTTCGACGGTAGTCAACGTCGTCCAGACGGGCGGTCCGAGTCGTCGTCCTGGTGATCGGGCCGATCCGGAACGCGGCAGGACCGCTCCAGCCAGAGCGCGGCGCCGACCAGAGCGGCGGCCCCGACCAGCGTGGTGGCCACCGTGGGCAGGTCCGACTTGGCGGCGTCGGTGGGCTCCAGCACCAGCCAGGCCAGCACCCCGGCGGAGAAGCCCAGGGTGAGCGCGCCGACCAGGGAGGACGCCTTGGCGAGCGCGACGTAACGGGCGACCAGCAGCGGCTCGACCGGCAGGGCGCCGGGGCGGCGCTGGATCCGGGCCGCGGTGTTCTGCGCCAGATAACCCTCGGTGATGGCGAGCGCGACCAGCACCACCGCCGCCGTCCAGGGCAGCGGGGTGAGCTTGTAGAACAGCTGGTTGTAGCCGAGCAGCAGCCAGCCCAGCGCGGCACCGATCAGCGCGGCCAGCACCAGGGCGGAGGCGCTCGTCGGATGCAGTGACGGATCGGTCCGGCGTCCGGGTGGGGAGTCGTCGGGGTTGGCGCTCACGCCATCGACTCTAGCGACAGATCCGGACGTGAGGTCACTCCGGCGACGTCGGCGGCGAGTTCGGGCGCGCCGAGCAGATCGGCCGCCCGCCCGTGCCCGGGCAGCTCGCCGGCCGGTTGCACGTCGAGCCACGGGCGCAGCACGAAGGCGCGCAGATGGGCTCGCGGGTGCGGGAGCGTCAGCTCGGGGTCGTCCGAGACGACCGGCCGGCCGTCGGCGTCCCACACGGCGATCACGTCGACGTCCAGGGTGCGCGGTCCGAACCGGCGCTCCGGATCCCGCTCGCGGCCTTCGGCCGCCTCACAAGCCCGGGCCCGCTCCAGCCAATCATGCGGAGCGGCGGCGGCATCCTCCACCAGGATCACCGCATTGAGGTACGCCGGTTGCTCCGTGTCGCCCCACGGCGGTGTCTCGTAGACCCCGGAGACCGCCCGGACGCTCCCGCCGAGCAGGGCCACCGCGGCCCGCAGGTGGGCGAGCCGGTCACCCAGGTTGCTCCCGGCGGAGAGGACGGCCCGGCTCACGCGCGCGCCTTCCGCAGGGTGACCGCGACGTCGGCGAACTCGTGCGGGATCGGGGCCTGCGGCTTGTGCACGGTGACCTCGGCGGCGGCCACCCGCGGGTCGGCCAGGCAGACGTCGAGCAGCCGGTCGGCGAGCCGCTCCAGCAGGTTGACCGGCTCGCCGGTGAGCACGCCGACCAGGGCGGTGGCCAGCTCGCCGTAGTGCACGGTGTCGGCCACGTCGTCGGTGGCGGCGGCCCGGCTCAGGTCCAGGTCGAGCCGGACGTCGACGACGAACTCCTGGCCCTGCTCGCGTTCGAAGTCGTAGACGCCGTGGTGGCCGCGGGCTCGCAGCCCGGTCAGCGTGATCTGTCCGGTCACCCGGTTCCCCCTGAAATCGATGCGCCGGCCGCGCGGCTGCGGCCGTACCGTCAATTGGTGGTGAATCGCGGCGACCCGGTGGCGCGCCACACCGCTAGGGCGTCCGCGGTCTCGCGGACCTGATGCACCCGGACGCCCCAGGCGCCGGCGGCGAACGCCAGCAGCGAGGTGGCCAGGGTGGCGGCCTCGCGGCCGTCCACCGGGCGGGGCGTGCCGTCCGGCGCGGCCAGCAACCGGCCCAGGTAGGTCTTGCGGCTGGCCCCGAAGAGGACCGGGAAGCCGAGGCCGATCAGGACGTCGAGGTGGGCGCTGAGCGCCCAGTTGTGCTCCGCGGTCTTGGCGAAGCCGAGGCCCGGGTCGAGGACGATCCGGGCCGGGTCGACACCGGCCGCGATCGCGGCGTCGGCGCGGGCCCGCAACTCGTCGCGGACCTCGGCGACCACGTCCCGGTAGTCGGCGAGCCGCTGCATGTCGCGGGAGTGTCCGCGCCAGTGCATCAGGATCCACGGGCAGCCGGCGGACGCGGCGACCGCGGCCATGCCCGGATCGGCCAGTCCGCCGGAGACGTCGTTGATCACCACGGCCCCGGCCGCCAGGGCGGCCTCGGCGACCGCCGCGCGGGTGGTGTCGATGCTGAGCCGGACGCCGGCCGCGGCGAGGGCCTCGATGACCGGCACCACGCGGGCCGTCTCGGTGGCGGCGTCGACCCGCTCCGCGCCGGGCCGGGTGGACTCGCCACCCACATCGACGATGTCCGCGCCCTGGCGGGACAGGGAAATGCCATGTTCGACGGCAGCTTCAAGATCGGCCCAGCGTCCGCCGTCGGAGAAGGAATCCGGGGTCACGTTGAGGACGCCCATCACGACCGGGTGATCCCGGTGCAGCAGTTCAGCGCCGGTGACCTGGGCTTCTGTCTGCGGAGTCAGCACCCGTCGAGAGTACGGGGCGAGGGGCGTTCGAACAGGTGTACGATGCGCCGTGACTCTGATTCACGCACTCCTTCACCTTGGGTAACGAAACGGACGCTTGTTGCTCGCAAGTACGGGCCGTACTCTTCGGAACTGGGCATCATGAAGTGACCGAAGAGAGCAGATGAGCATGGCAGTGCCCGAACGGCTCACTCGACGTGGTGAGCTACAGGCTGCACGATATGGGCGTTGCCGTAAGGCTTTACAACTGCAGCGTGTCCGCACCCCCCATACCGGACACGGGGAGGTTTACCGATGATCGCCACCGAGCTCGCCGGACAGGTCGCGACGGCGTTCCAGAGCGGTGTGCTCGCCGCCGCCGCGGAGCCCACGGGCATCAACACCTCGGGCATCGTCACTTTCTTCGCGAAAAACATCGCACCGATCCTGCTGGCGGTGCTCGGCGTGATCTTCATCGGCCGGGCCAGCCGCGGTGAGGTGTCCAAGGTGCTGACCAGTTCGGCGATCGCCATCGTCGGCCTGGCCTTCATCGCCGGAGCGGCAACACTCTTCTTCGTCGGCGACTACCTCATCAAGTTGATCTTCAACTGAGATGCGGCTCCGGACCGACGACGACATCTACCGGGCCCGCCTGGTCTATCTCGGCCCGCCCGGCTACACCCTGCCCGTCCACTTGCCGTACGCGCAGTACGGCATGTTCGTCGCGCTGGTGCCACTGTTCATGGTGCTGCACTACCTGATCACGCTCGACTTCGACCCGTTCCCCGCCTGGGAGATCGCCCTCGCCATGGTCTCGACGTCGTACGTGTTCCGGCATGTCGACCCCGATCGGCCGGCCCGGGTCGTCATCCGCACCGCGCTCACCGACTGGCGCCGCACCCGCGAGCCCGCCGTGGAGCAACGCGATCCAAGACTTGTCGCCACTCGCATCCGGGTTCGGGAGGAGTTGGTATGACCAGTTTGGCCATCCTCGGCGGTGTTGACG
Above is a genomic segment from Actinoplanes ianthinogenes containing:
- a CDS encoding DUF3180 domain-containing protein encodes the protein MSANPDDSPPGRRTDPSLHPTSASALVLAALIGAALGWLLLGYNQLFYKLTPLPWTAAVVLVALAITEGYLAQNTAARIQRRPGALPVEPLLVARYVALAKASSLVGALTLGFSAGVLAWLVLEPTDAAKSDLPTVATTLVGAAALVGAALWLERSCRVPDRPDHQDDDSDRPSGRR
- the folK gene encoding 2-amino-4-hydroxy-6-hydroxymethyldihydropteridine diphosphokinase; this encodes MSRAVLSAGSNLGDRLAHLRAAVALLGGSVRAVSGVYETPPWGDTEQPAYLNAVILVEDAAAAPHDWLERARACEAAEGRERDPERRFGPRTLDVDVIAVWDADGRPVVSDDPELTLPHPRAHLRAFVLRPWLDVQPAGELPGHGRAADLLGAPELAADVAGVTSRPDLSLESMA
- the folP gene encoding dihydropteroate synthase, which encodes MGVLNVTPDSFSDGGRWADLEAAVEHGISLSRQGADIVDVGGESTRPGAERVDAATETARVVPVIEALAAAGVRLSIDTTRAAVAEAALAAGAVVINDVSGGLADPGMAAVAASAGCPWILMHWRGHSRDMQRLADYRDVVAEVRDELRARADAAIAAGVDPARIVLDPGLGFAKTAEHNWALSAHLDVLIGLGFPVLFGASRKTYLGRLLAAPDGTPRPVDGREAATLATSLLAFAAGAWGVRVHQVRETADALAVWRATGSPRFTTN
- the folB gene encoding dihydroneopterin aldolase, whose translation is MTGQITLTGLRARGHHGVYDFEREQGQEFVVDVRLDLDLSRAAATDDVADTVHYGELATALVGVLTGEPVNLLERLADRLLDVCLADPRVAAAEVTVHKPQAPIPHEFADVAVTLRKARA